A window of the Arenibacter algicola genome harbors these coding sequences:
- a CDS encoding Crp/Fnr family transcriptional regulator, producing the protein MYDNISPIINSVSPISSKSIAKIQEIAEYHEVKKGELITTVGQNNNLEYFITEGICKSFLYTPEGEDVTISFFMSGSIISPSTTRNKEGRSILNIRALTDMEMATINAGEFEKLMVEDLEIRHFGNTVLRNELMGKVQKEIALASLKGKDRLQLLRDNFPNIENLIPHSDIASYLGLTTISLSRLRTQS; encoded by the coding sequence ATGTACGACAACATTAGTCCCATTATTAATTCTGTATCGCCTATTTCGAGTAAATCGATAGCAAAAATCCAGGAGATAGCGGAATATCATGAAGTAAAAAAAGGAGAGTTAATTACAACTGTTGGACAAAATAATAATCTGGAGTATTTTATTACGGAAGGAATCTGCAAAAGTTTTCTTTACACACCGGAAGGAGAGGATGTAACGATTTCTTTTTTTATGTCGGGCTCTATAATATCTCCCAGCACAACAAGAAATAAGGAGGGCAGATCCATTCTTAATATTCGCGCTTTGACCGATATGGAGATGGCAACCATCAATGCCGGGGAATTCGAAAAATTAATGGTAGAAGATCTTGAAATAAGACATTTTGGAAACACAGTTTTAAGAAATGAACTAATGGGGAAGGTCCAAAAAGAAATAGCATTGGCTTCCCTTAAAGGTAAGGATAGGTTGCAGCTTCTGAGAGATAATTTTCCAAATATCGAAAACCTTATACCGCATTCGGATATAGCATCATATTTAGGATTAACTACAATTTCCTTAAGTAGATTAAGAACACAATCTTAA
- a CDS encoding RNA polymerase sigma factor — MSNDFYTSSILPYAAIIIKICRAYTNNQQDFEDYYQEVCLQIWKSRNNFRAQSEWSTWVYRLSLNVSMTLLRKHKNNRPSLASDKLPSEIWDEPRAFNDDSLKQLYAAIRQLSEVDRGVILLYLEEKSYQEIADIIGTNPNNIGVRIKRIKERLKKILDGKIN, encoded by the coding sequence TTGAGCAACGATTTTTATACATCATCTATTTTGCCTTATGCCGCAATTATCATAAAGATATGCAGGGCATATACCAATAACCAGCAAGATTTTGAAGATTATTACCAAGAGGTGTGCTTACAAATTTGGAAAAGCAGAAATAACTTTCGTGCACAGTCCGAGTGGTCTACATGGGTATATAGACTGTCTCTGAATGTAAGTATGACCTTGTTGAGGAAACATAAAAACAATCGTCCGAGCCTGGCCTCGGATAAGCTACCCTCAGAAATATGGGATGAGCCCCGTGCTTTTAATGACGATTCCCTTAAACAGTTATATGCTGCAATTAGGCAATTGTCCGAGGTTGACAGGGGGGTAATTTTGCTCTATCTCGAGGAAAAATCCTATCAGGAGATTGCCGATATCATTGGCACCAACCCAAATAACATTGGGGTCCGTATAAAAAGAATTAAAGAACGACTAAAAAAAATATTGGATGGAAAAATCAATTGA
- a CDS encoding type II toxin-antitoxin system RelE/ParE family toxin — MDGLTLFWTQTAIKQRNYTFEYWNKRNKSRLYSQKLNLAIRGRTELLKQLPEMGKPTNYKNTRAIILGHYSILYKIQHQKIIITGFWDNRQDPEKLLKFLARK; from the coding sequence ATGGATGGACTAACTCTATTTTGGACACAAACGGCCATAAAGCAACGAAACTATACTTTTGAATATTGGAACAAACGCAATAAAAGTAGGCTATACTCTCAGAAATTGAACCTAGCAATTAGAGGGCGAACAGAATTGTTGAAACAACTTCCAGAAATGGGGAAACCTACAAATTACAAAAATACCCGAGCCATTATTTTGGGACATTATAGCATACTTTACAAAATTCAACATCAAAAAATTATAATCACCGGGTTTTGGGACAACCGACAGGATCCTGAAAAATTACTAAAATTCTTAGCAAGAAAATAA
- a CDS encoding RNA polymerase sigma factor encodes MYNQDTFLLESLKKGDERAYKKLYELYYTGLVVYCYNLTKDQDRAEDIVQQTLVKIWIKKDSLNIRTSLKNYLYRAVYNTFLKEYRKLKKEEVALLELKNNILLDFVERDESLLEERMQLLESAIDQLPKKNREVFLLSKKSGYKHKEIASQLDISEKAVEKHISRATQSIKKWLKEKKNSLVLIFLNYMS; translated from the coding sequence TTGTACAACCAAGACACTTTTTTATTAGAAAGCCTAAAGAAGGGAGATGAAAGGGCCTATAAAAAACTGTATGAACTCTACTATACAGGTCTGGTGGTTTATTGCTATAATTTAACCAAGGATCAGGATCGAGCTGAAGACATTGTACAACAAACCTTGGTGAAAATTTGGATTAAAAAGGATAGCCTCAACATTAGAACTTCACTAAAAAATTACCTATATAGAGCCGTCTATAATACCTTTCTTAAGGAATACCGGAAACTTAAAAAAGAAGAAGTTGCACTTTTAGAGCTTAAAAATAACATCTTGTTAGATTTTGTAGAAAGAGATGAATCATTATTGGAAGAAAGGATGCAACTGTTGGAATCGGCCATAGATCAACTACCAAAGAAGAACAGGGAAGTCTTTTTGCTCAGCAAGAAATCGGGCTACAAGCACAAGGAAATAGCTTCCCAATTAGATATCTCGGAAAAGGCCGTGGAAAAGCATATCAGTCGCGCTACCCAAAGCATAAAGAAATGGCTGAAGGAGAAAAAAAACAGTCTGGTGCTCATATTCTTGAATTATATGAGCTAA
- a CDS encoding FecR family protein, giving the protein MKNNRLENLIQDYLDGKIEEAKMYEDIQDYPLEEVKKCFSDSMEVDYLMSRKYLEVDKEVAYKDFLEQIKLHALDVPEQKKGVIRTIWKYAAIFIGLVGLGLAISFLSKSSNERENIIVAQEEVNLQLGNGKLEIIKETGSTNILDTKGNVIAVQTGDKIKYKPTTNPKEIQYNELNVPYGKKFELELADGTIVYVNSGSVLRYPTSFSESKSRQVSLKGEAFFKVAEDKEHPFIVNSGSVNVRVLGTEFNVSAYNEDLETSTVLVSGSVQLYDSLSVDKQQRKVQLVPGEMGTWSKDQQNFKKDKVDTSIYTSWVQGKLIFRDMPFKQIRKQLERRYNVTIVNTDTALDKNTFSANFEEESIEEILEILDRTYGIEYTIKENQIIIKKQ; this is encoded by the coding sequence ATGAAAAATAATAGGTTGGAAAATCTTATTCAAGACTATTTGGATGGTAAAATCGAGGAAGCCAAGATGTATGAGGATATCCAAGATTATCCCCTGGAAGAGGTGAAGAAGTGTTTTTCGGATTCCATGGAAGTAGATTATTTGATGTCCAGGAAATATTTAGAGGTAGATAAAGAAGTTGCGTATAAGGACTTTTTGGAACAAATTAAATTACATGCCCTTGATGTTCCAGAACAAAAGAAGGGAGTAATCCGGACGATATGGAAATATGCTGCGATTTTTATTGGACTAGTCGGATTGGGGTTAGCGATATCTTTTTTATCCAAATCCAGCAATGAGAGGGAAAATATAATTGTAGCCCAGGAAGAAGTAAACCTGCAACTAGGTAACGGTAAGCTTGAGATTATTAAAGAAACGGGTAGCACCAATATTCTGGATACTAAAGGGAATGTGATTGCAGTACAAACAGGAGATAAGATTAAGTATAAGCCCACAACTAATCCCAAAGAAATACAGTACAATGAGTTAAATGTACCCTACGGAAAGAAATTCGAGTTGGAACTTGCCGATGGTACTATAGTATATGTTAATTCAGGATCGGTTTTAAGATACCCTACCAGTTTTTCTGAAAGTAAAAGTAGACAGGTTTCCCTAAAGGGAGAGGCCTTTTTTAAGGTGGCCGAGGACAAAGAGCATCCTTTTATTGTCAATTCGGGTTCCGTCAATGTTCGCGTACTGGGTACGGAATTTAATGTATCCGCCTATAACGAAGATTTGGAAACCAGTACCGTATTGGTTTCAGGTAGTGTTCAGTTGTACGATTCCTTGTCGGTGGATAAGCAACAAAGAAAGGTACAACTAGTTCCAGGAGAAATGGGAACATGGAGTAAGGATCAGCAGAATTTTAAAAAGGACAAGGTAGATACTTCTATTTATACCTCTTGGGTGCAAGGGAAACTCATATTTAGGGATATGCCTTTTAAGCAAATCCGTAAGCAATTGGAACGCCGCTACAATGTAACCATTGTAAATACCGATACGGCTTTGGACAAGAATACCTTTAGTGCCAATTTTGAGGAAGAAAGTATAGAAGAGATACTGGAAATCCTGGATAGAACCTACGGAATAGAATATACGATCAAGGAGAACCAAATAATTATTAAAAAACAATAA
- a CDS encoding TonB-dependent receptor produces MKKLIKIGCALMCALKWDLKMKLTAFFLLVCMLQINATTYSQKTRISLDMNDVQLSEVLNRIETISEFRFFVDTQKIDVKIEVDIKADKEKIFDILDKLFKGTNITYEVFKKQILLKKLDYKPIQLQSIGPDQSVIEINKPQQTITGNISDENGTPLPGANILEKGTTNGTQADFDGNFTISIEDENAILVVSYIGFATKEVQVNSQTNLSINLEESSAGLDEVVVVGFGTQKKLNLTGAVSSIQSEDLENRPITSASQALQGVQGVYINQIGGQPGNDAATIRVRGVGTLNDNNPLILVNGIEFSINDLNTNDIESITVLKDAASAAIYGSRAANGVVLVTTKKGSQKSEISYSTSVGIQEVISLPRVVKDPIQWMELYSQAQLNFGTSENALVFPQSLIDEYRAGMQTDPFTYPNNDWYDIMFDPAFIQEHNLRFTGGSDKTSFALSLGLLDQNGVLRSSDSDRYTANLNINSVMNKNVTLGGTFNVSYKNRDEPVVGISEAMQMIFKAQSYHPTKLEDGNYGMNFFDIPGHRRFRNPLALTDEGDSDIRNLKLFLNTFAEISLPFDIKYKINMGFTSDAQRRKIFTPQIVLYDAKTKEPTQIQAGGNPYVTFQGQERGVDQRDDESQNWTIFNTLNWNRSFNDNTDLSILLGNSYEKFNRSFFTASNEGYLSNNLYELNAGSTNPVVSGTTTESSLISYFGRANYVLANKYLFEANFRYDGSSRFAQGNKWGFFPSVSAGWRLNEENFLKDVEWLGQLKVRTSWGQLGNERIGLFRYLDLISPGQDYIFGGTINPGTAVLVDNDDEISWETTTISNIGIDATFFKGKLSSSLEYFDKTTEDVLRPVGIPSQVGALGGPIRNIGTIENKGIELSLGYRNVIGDFRYDVSGNLTYITNKVVNLNGEIILDDFSSDGRGPFNITQEGKPINQFYLYEADGLFQSQEEIDSHAFQGTDTQPGYIRFKDLDNNGTIDLNDRKATGNTIPKYTYSFNIKLAYKNLSLNTFWQGVEDVQTYNKHVSGVPFWFGTSLPVGWANDSWTPDNRDASFPIITRYQDTQNTLFRDSDYWLLDASYLRLKNIQLTYDFKPDLLSKIGMTKLSIFCNAQNLLTFTSLKDFDPETELLGNDFFNYPSTKIYTLGFNLSF; encoded by the coding sequence ATGAAAAAACTGATTAAAATCGGGTGTGCGCTTATGTGCGCCCTAAAGTGGGATCTTAAAATGAAGCTGACTGCCTTTTTTCTTTTAGTATGTATGCTGCAGATCAATGCCACCACATACTCCCAAAAAACTAGGATATCCTTGGATATGAACGATGTACAATTAAGTGAGGTACTTAACAGGATAGAGACCATTTCCGAGTTCAGGTTTTTTGTGGACACTCAGAAAATCGATGTAAAAATAGAAGTTGATATAAAGGCTGATAAAGAAAAGATTTTTGATATTCTAGATAAGTTATTTAAAGGAACAAATATTACTTATGAGGTATTCAAAAAGCAAATATTACTCAAAAAGTTAGATTACAAACCTATACAATTACAGTCTATTGGTCCAGACCAAAGTGTAATTGAAATTAATAAACCGCAACAGACCATTACAGGAAATATTTCTGATGAAAATGGAACCCCGTTGCCTGGTGCAAACATACTGGAAAAAGGTACAACCAATGGTACCCAGGCCGATTTTGATGGGAATTTTACAATTTCTATTGAAGATGAAAATGCGATTTTGGTTGTTTCCTATATAGGCTTTGCTACCAAAGAGGTTCAGGTTAATAGCCAAACAAATCTAAGTATTAATTTAGAGGAAAGTTCGGCTGGTCTTGATGAGGTGGTTGTAGTAGGGTTTGGAACACAGAAGAAGCTAAACCTTACCGGTGCAGTTTCGAGTATTCAAAGTGAAGATTTGGAGAATCGGCCAATAACCAGTGCGAGTCAGGCACTTCAAGGAGTACAAGGGGTGTACATAAATCAAATTGGAGGACAACCAGGAAATGATGCCGCAACGATCAGAGTAAGAGGTGTAGGAACATTAAACGACAACAACCCTTTGATTCTTGTAAATGGAATAGAATTTTCCATTAATGATTTAAATACAAATGACATTGAAAGTATAACTGTTTTGAAGGATGCAGCCTCAGCAGCAATTTATGGGTCGCGGGCGGCCAACGGTGTGGTTTTGGTAACTACCAAGAAGGGATCGCAAAAATCGGAGATATCCTATAGTACCTCAGTTGGTATACAAGAGGTTATTTCCTTGCCTAGAGTTGTAAAGGATCCTATTCAATGGATGGAATTGTATTCCCAAGCACAATTGAATTTTGGTACCAGTGAAAATGCATTAGTTTTTCCTCAGAGTTTAATAGATGAATACCGGGCAGGAATGCAAACTGATCCATTTACATATCCCAACAATGACTGGTATGATATAATGTTTGATCCGGCATTTATTCAAGAACATAATTTGAGATTTACTGGAGGAAGTGATAAAACTTCTTTTGCTCTTTCATTGGGTCTGTTGGATCAAAATGGGGTACTAAGGAGTTCGGATTCCGATAGGTATACAGCGAATCTGAATATTAACTCAGTAATGAATAAAAATGTAACCCTAGGCGGTACATTTAATGTTTCTTACAAAAATAGGGATGAACCTGTTGTTGGCATATCCGAAGCCATGCAAATGATCTTTAAAGCTCAATCTTATCACCCAACGAAATTGGAGGATGGAAATTATGGAATGAATTTTTTCGACATTCCTGGGCACCGTAGATTTCGAAATCCGCTGGCATTAACCGATGAGGGAGACAGTGATATACGGAACTTAAAATTGTTTCTAAATACTTTTGCCGAAATTAGTCTACCTTTTGATATAAAGTACAAGATTAATATGGGATTCACAAGTGATGCCCAACGACGAAAGATATTCACCCCTCAAATAGTACTTTATGATGCAAAAACAAAAGAGCCTACACAAATTCAAGCTGGAGGAAATCCTTATGTAACCTTTCAAGGGCAAGAAAGAGGAGTGGACCAACGGGACGATGAATCACAAAACTGGACTATTTTTAATACTTTAAATTGGAATAGGTCCTTTAATGACAATACCGATTTATCCATACTGCTGGGCAATAGTTATGAGAAATTCAACCGAAGTTTTTTCACGGCAAGTAATGAGGGATATTTAAGTAATAATTTATATGAACTAAATGCCGGGAGTACCAATCCGGTGGTGTCTGGTACTACTACTGAATCCAGCCTGATATCCTATTTTGGCCGTGCTAATTATGTGTTGGCCAATAAGTATTTGTTTGAGGCAAATTTTCGTTATGATGGATCTTCCAGGTTTGCCCAGGGTAATAAATGGGGGTTCTTTCCATCAGTTTCAGCTGGATGGAGGTTGAACGAAGAAAATTTTCTAAAAGATGTAGAATGGTTGGGTCAACTGAAAGTTAGGACATCATGGGGGCAATTGGGTAATGAGCGCATAGGATTATTTCGTTATTTGGATTTAATATCCCCAGGTCAGGATTATATATTTGGCGGTACAATCAACCCGGGTACTGCCGTTCTTGTTGACAATGATGATGAAATATCATGGGAGACTACTACCATTTCCAATATTGGTATAGACGCTACTTTTTTTAAGGGAAAATTATCATCTAGTCTTGAGTACTTCGATAAGACAACAGAGGATGTTTTAAGGCCAGTTGGAATTCCGTCACAAGTTGGGGCCTTGGGTGGTCCAATTAGAAATATTGGTACCATTGAAAATAAAGGAATTGAATTATCTTTAGGATACAGGAATGTAATAGGTGATTTTAGATATGATGTTTCGGGTAATCTTACCTATATAACAAATAAGGTAGTTAACCTGAATGGCGAGATAATCCTTGATGATTTTTCTTCTGACGGAAGAGGTCCTTTTAATATTACCCAAGAAGGAAAGCCTATAAATCAATTTTACTTATATGAGGCGGATGGCTTATTCCAATCACAGGAGGAAATTGATTCACATGCTTTTCAGGGTACCGATACACAGCCAGGATATATACGTTTTAAGGATTTGGACAATAACGGTACCATTGACCTAAATGATAGAAAGGCAACAGGCAATACCATACCAAAATATACATATTCTTTCAATATAAAATTGGCATACAAAAACCTTTCATTAAATACGTTTTGGCAAGGGGTGGAGGATGTACAAACCTATAATAAACATGTATCGGGTGTCCCCTTTTGGTTCGGAACCTCCTTACCTGTGGGTTGGGCAAATGATTCTTGGACTCCGGATAATAGGGATGCCAGTTTTCCAATTATAACTAGATACCAAGATACTCAGAATACACTTTTTAGAGATAGTGATTATTGGCTACTTGATGCTTCGTATTTAAGGTTGAAAAATATTCAATTAACTTATGATTTTAAGCCAGATTTATTGAGTAAAATAGGAATGACCAAGTTGTCCATTTTTTGTAACGCTCAGAACCTGCTTACGTTTACTTCCTTGAAAGATTTTGATCCCGAAACGGAGTTGCTAGGCAATGATTTCTTCAATTATCCATCAACGAAGATTTATACTCTAGGTTTCAACCTATCATTCTAA
- a CDS encoding RagB/SusD family nutrient uptake outer membrane protein: MKKIIYISTILCGLIISTSCSSDQLNLEPADQSNVETFWTSDVNAASALTGCYEPLLGPYRGEGSWLLKLEDITPNSFEIDDGSGASSIARGDNNPTLPLINSRYSICYEGIGRTNTFLANIDLVPMDEELKKRYKAEARFLRAFYYHNLIEYYGGVPLILDPPNNNDQGQLPRNTKAEILEVIYSDLDAAAADLPTSYTSTDKGRVTKGAALAFKARTALYNENWDEALSSGQAVIDLNVYDLFPDYRGLFLLENEGNNEVIFDIQFQFPEVTNNYHELFQQGNVFKDLFEAYLMTDGEPITNSGLYDPANPSANRDPRLSQTLITIGSTFNGQLVTGDELFADLTGYAFKKYTYFVDDVARTAPQPNQSEINPIVIRYAEILLIIAEAENELNGPSDRAYDAINLVRNRVSVDMPDVTPGLSKEEFREVVRLERRVEFAGEGLYYKDIIRWRTAEAVMNADGLDKDGNVIERRSFNPTRDYLWPLPDRDILLNPNLEQNPGY, encoded by the coding sequence ATGAAAAAAATCATATATATTTCCACAATACTTTGTGGGCTAATAATATCTACTAGTTGTTCCAGCGATCAATTAAACTTGGAACCTGCAGATCAGAGTAACGTGGAGACTTTTTGGACCTCTGATGTAAACGCTGCTTCTGCACTTACCGGTTGCTACGAACCATTGTTGGGCCCTTATAGGGGTGAAGGATCTTGGTTGTTAAAATTGGAGGACATAACCCCAAATTCGTTTGAGATTGACGATGGTAGTGGAGCTTCCTCCATTGCCAGAGGAGATAATAATCCTACATTGCCTCTTATCAATTCTCGATACAGTATTTGCTATGAGGGCATTGGGCGAACAAATACTTTTTTGGCTAATATTGATTTGGTACCTATGGACGAAGAATTAAAAAAACGTTATAAGGCCGAAGCGCGATTTTTAAGAGCATTTTATTATCATAATCTAATAGAGTACTATGGTGGTGTACCTTTAATTTTAGATCCTCCTAATAATAACGACCAAGGTCAATTACCCCGTAATACCAAGGCCGAAATACTCGAGGTAATCTATTCTGATTTGGATGCGGCAGCTGCCGATTTACCAACGTCGTATACTAGCACAGATAAAGGCCGGGTAACGAAGGGCGCAGCCTTGGCTTTTAAAGCCAGGACTGCATTATATAATGAGAACTGGGACGAAGCACTTTCTTCTGGACAGGCAGTTATAGATTTAAATGTATATGACCTATTTCCGGACTATCGTGGACTTTTTCTTTTAGAAAATGAAGGAAATAATGAGGTAATATTCGATATTCAATTTCAGTTTCCGGAAGTAACCAACAATTACCACGAGTTGTTCCAACAAGGAAATGTTTTCAAAGATCTGTTTGAGGCTTATTTAATGACCGATGGAGAACCAATTACAAATTCAGGATTATATGATCCCGCAAATCCAAGCGCCAACAGAGACCCAAGATTATCCCAAACATTGATAACAATAGGCTCAACCTTCAATGGCCAATTGGTAACTGGGGATGAATTATTTGCAGATTTAACAGGTTATGCATTTAAGAAATACACCTATTTTGTAGATGATGTAGCTCGTACAGCTCCTCAGCCAAACCAATCCGAAATAAACCCAATTGTTATTCGATATGCTGAAATTTTACTAATTATAGCAGAGGCAGAGAATGAATTAAATGGACCTTCTGATAGGGCATATGATGCTATTAATTTGGTTAGAAATCGTGTTTCAGTGGACATGCCGGATGTTACTCCAGGCTTAAGCAAGGAAGAATTTCGAGAGGTTGTCCGATTGGAAAGAAGAGTCGAGTTTGCTGGTGAAGGACTCTATTATAAAGATATTATAAGATGGCGGACCGCTGAAGCCGTTATGAACGCCGATGGTTTGGACAAAGATGGCAACGTGATAGAAAGACGAAGTTTTAATCCAACAAGAGATTATCTTTGGCCTTTGCCAGATAGGGATATTTTGCTGAACCCTAACTTGGAACAAAATCCCGGATATTAA
- a CDS encoding sulfatase family protein, whose translation MRVFRKLCHIGSGVLFLSLSIPVFSQTSVKSQPNVIVIMTDDQGSIDLNSYGATDLYTPNMDRFAKEGVRFTQFYAGAPVCSPSRAALMTGKTNLRAGLEGNVPIPEHAERSGEYGLPTEQITMAEMLKPSGYYTALIGKWHLGHREQNLPNGQGFDYFFGHQRGCIDNYSHTFYWDGPNKHDLYRNSQEVYYDGQHFSDLMVEEVKQVINHRQDKPFFIYWAFNAPHYPYQGTTKWLDHYKDLPTPRKEYAAFVSNTDEKIGQVLDYLDEMGIADNTIVVFQSDHGHSLEERAFWGGGNAGPYRGSKFSLFEGGIRVPAIIRYPGVIPANEVRDQLSMEMDWFPTLAELTNSKVATDLDGKSLMPIILDNKKESVHEVVHWQLDNYDDKMAQWAIRKGPWKLIGNVREPIGKGEKIDLDKLYLVNLDNDIGEKNNLAKSDPKKLNELLQLHTTWIKSVRSEMKQ comes from the coding sequence ATGAGAGTATTTAGAAAATTATGTCATATTGGTTCAGGGGTTTTATTTTTATCCCTGTCTATACCAGTTTTCTCCCAAACTTCCGTAAAAAGTCAACCCAACGTCATTGTTATTATGACCGATGATCAAGGCTCTATAGACCTCAATAGTTATGGGGCTACCGACCTGTATACCCCCAATATGGACAGGTTTGCCAAGGAGGGGGTGAGGTTCACCCAATTCTATGCGGGAGCACCCGTTTGTTCTCCCTCACGTGCCGCCCTAATGACAGGGAAGACCAATTTGAGGGCCGGTCTGGAAGGCAATGTCCCTATTCCGGAACACGCGGAAAGGAGCGGAGAATACGGTCTACCAACAGAACAAATTACCATGGCGGAGATGCTCAAACCCAGTGGCTACTACACCGCCTTAATTGGTAAATGGCATCTTGGGCACAGGGAGCAGAACTTGCCCAACGGACAGGGGTTCGATTATTTCTTTGGGCATCAGCGGGGTTGTATCGATAATTATTCCCACACCTTCTATTGGGACGGACCGAATAAACACGACTTGTATAGAAATTCACAGGAGGTGTATTATGATGGCCAACATTTTTCCGATCTAATGGTAGAGGAAGTCAAGCAGGTGATCAACCACAGGCAGGACAAGCCGTTTTTTATTTATTGGGCGTTCAATGCACCCCATTATCCCTACCAAGGAACTACAAAGTGGTTGGACCATTACAAAGATCTTCCAACACCTAGAAAAGAATATGCCGCCTTTGTGTCCAATACCGATGAGAAAATTGGCCAAGTTCTGGATTATCTGGATGAGATGGGTATAGCGGATAATACCATAGTTGTTTTTCAATCCGATCATGGACATTCCTTGGAGGAAAGGGCCTTTTGGGGAGGGGGTAATGCAGGACCCTATAGGGGAAGTAAATTTAGTCTGTTCGAAGGTGGAATCCGTGTACCGGCCATTATTCGCTATCCAGGAGTAATCCCCGCAAATGAAGTTAGGGATCAGCTTAGTATGGAGATGGATTGGTTTCCTACCCTTGCAGAATTGACCAATTCCAAAGTGGCGACGGATTTGGATGGGAAAAGTCTTATGCCCATTATTCTGGATAACAAAAAGGAATCCGTACATGAGGTGGTGCACTGGCAATTGGATAATTATGATGACAAAATGGCCCAATGGGCAATACGTAAGGGTCCTTGGAAACTTATAGGTAATGTAAGGGAGCCCATTGGCAAAGGGGAGAAAATAGATTTAGATAAATTGTATTTGGTGAACCTGGATAATGACATTGGTGAAAAGAACAATTTGGCCAAGTCCGATCCAAAAAAGTTGAATGAACTATTACAGTTGCACACTACATGGATAAAATCGGTTCGCTCAGAAATGAAGCAGTAG
- a CDS encoding Tm-1-like ATP-binding domain-containing protein has product MAMADKSIVMLGCFDTKGEDFSYLLKSLGALGQQVITINTGVMETSVDFPIDVDQDAVATASGAVLETIRKSNDRGRAVELMGKGAAAILSELAEKDKIKGVIGMGGGGGTYIILEAMQAVPLGIPKFCLSTVVAKDLSRQIGVKDITLMSSVVDVAGLNSISRLLIRQAASAITAMADTKVDASEEAKKSIAISMFGNTTKCVDKCTELLKSKGYEVMAFHATGVGGATMESLIREGVFDAVLDVTTTELADELCGGILSAGPDRLTAATEMGIPQIVVPGCLDMVNFAQMDTLPEKYRTRQLYSWAPDVTLMRTNVAENGILGKQLVDKLIGAKAPVEILIPLKGISQIDSEGDIFYGPDADSALFGAIKENAKGHVEVVEMDAHINDEAFAKMLVERLLKIME; this is encoded by the coding sequence ATGGCCATGGCCGATAAAAGTATAGTAATGCTGGGGTGTTTTGACACCAAGGGGGAAGATTTTTCCTATCTCCTAAAAAGTCTTGGGGCACTGGGCCAGCAAGTGATTACCATAAACACGGGGGTCATGGAGACTTCAGTTGACTTCCCCATAGATGTGGACCAGGATGCCGTAGCCACGGCTTCTGGCGCTGTCCTGGAAACTATCCGCAAGTCCAATGATCGGGGCAGGGCGGTGGAGCTGATGGGAAAGGGTGCTGCGGCCATCCTGTCGGAACTGGCCGAAAAGGACAAAATCAAGGGCGTCATCGGCATGGGCGGGGGAGGAGGTACCTATATCATCCTGGAGGCCATGCAGGCGGTGCCCTTGGGCATCCCCAAATTCTGCCTGAGTACGGTAGTGGCCAAGGACCTCTCCAGACAGATAGGGGTAAAGGACATTACCCTCATGTCCTCGGTAGTGGATGTGGCAGGGCTCAACAGTATAAGTAGGCTGTTGATACGGCAGGCGGCATCCGCGATCACCGCCATGGCGGATACCAAGGTGGATGCCTCGGAGGAAGCCAAAAAGAGCATCGCCATCAGTATGTTCGGGAACACCACCAAATGTGTCGACAAATGTACCGAACTGTTAAAGTCCAAGGGCTACGAGGTTATGGCCTTCCATGCCACCGGGGTGGGCGGGGCCACCATGGAATCGCTGATCCGGGAAGGGGTCTTCGACGCGGTGCTGGACGTTACCACCACCGAACTTGCCGATGAGCTCTGCGGGGGCATATTGAGCGCCGGACCAGACCGACTTACCGCTGCAACGGAAATGGGGATCCCCCAGATCGTGGTGCCCGGATGTCTGGACATGGTGAACTTTGCTCAAATGGACACGCTACCCGAGAAATACAGAACAAGACAGCTCTACAGTTGGGCTCCGGACGTGACCCTAATGCGCACCAATGTGGCGGAGAACGGGATACTGGGAAAACAGTTGGTGGACAAGCTGATAGGGGCCAAGGCCCCTGTGGAGATCCTCATCCCGCTAAAGGGCATATCCCAGATCGATAGCGAAGGGGATATTTTTTATGGACCCGATGCGGATTCGGCCCTGTTCGGGGCCATAAAGGAAAATGCAAAGGGACATGTTGAAGTCGTTGAAATGGATGCGCACATCAACGATGAAGCTTTTGCCAAGATGTTGGTGGAGCGTTTGTTGAAAATAATGGAATAG